The sequence GGGACCGGATTCAAGGACGCCACGCGTATCGCGTCGAGCCCTTCAGATATATGGGTGGATATCTGTCTCGCAAACAGGGACGAGATCCTTCGTGCATTGAAGGTCCACCAAGCTGAGTTGGCTTCGATGGAAAAGGCGCTCAAGAAAGGCGATGCGGCTCGGCTAAAAGATATTCTCCTTCGCGCGAATAGATTACGTAAAAAAATCGGTGCGTGCTAACCAGCGCTTCCCTAGAAGTTAGCCTCGCAAATTGAAATTGACCCGCCGAAGAAGAGTTGCTATAGTGCCACAATGCCACACGGCAGGGGAATTGCCTGCCCGGCATATACTCGCAGTAAATACCTGTGAAGGAGGTAGGAGCGTAATGACGTTGGACGATCACTTGGACGCTTCTCTGCTGGACAAGGGGAGAGAGGAGAGGCAGAGGAAAGAAGAGCAGCGCGCTGAGATGCGCAAGCTCTACGAAGAATCCTTCAAGGATATCCACGTAGGGAAAGTCGTTGAGGGAACGGTTATTGCGGTCGGGAAGGATCATGTCCTGGTTGACATCGGGTACAAGTCCGAAGGCGCTATCCCCAGTAACGAGTTCCCGGATAAAGCGGCTATAAAAGTGGGGGATAAGATTCAAGTGTTTCTGGAATCCAAGGAGGATCAGGATGGCGTGGTGGTGCTCTCCAAGCTCAAGGCCGATAGGATGAGCCACTGGGAAGAGACCATGAGCCTGTGCAAAGAGGGCAAGGTTGTCATGGGTAAGGTGATGAGGAAGGTCAAGGGCGGGCTCATGGTGGATATCGGCCTGGAAGCGTTTTTGCCCGCCTCACATATCGGCCTCCGGCATGTGAAAAATCTGGACAGCTTGCTCGGGAAGGATTTCGAGTTCAAGGTAATCAAAATCAATCCGGAGAGGCGGAATGTTGTTCTCTCGAGGCGAGTGCTTCTGGAGGAAGAGCGGAAAAAACAGAGAGAGAAAGTCCTCGCCACGATAAAAGTGGGCGATCTAATGACGGGAATGGTAAAAAACATTACCGATTTTGGAGCCTTTATAGACCTGAACGGTATTGATGGCCTCCTCCACGTCACTGATATGAGCTGGGGCCGCGTGAGCCATCCGTCAGAAGTTTTGGCGGTTGGGGATAAGATCAAGGTGCAAGTGCTGGATTTCGATAAGGAGAGGGAGAGGATTTCGCTGGGCTTGAAACAGCTGGCGCCCAACCCATGGGACACCATAGAAGAGCGATATCCCGTCGGCGCGAAGGTGAAGGGCCGCGTGGTAAATATTGTCCAGTATGGGGTTTTTATCGAGCTCGAGAAGGGGATTGAGGGGCTCGTGCACATCTCTGAGCTTTCATGGACGCGCAAGATCAATCATCCCTCCGAGGTTCTCGGCATCGGTGATGTGGTGGAGGCAATGGTCCTCAGCATCGACAAGGAAGCGCAGAAAATTTCACTCGGGATGAGGCAGATCGAAACCAATCCCTGGATGCTCGTGGGCGAAAAGTATCCGGTGGATACGGTTATCAAGGGGAAGATACGCAACATCGTGCCCTACGGTGCGTTCGTCGAGCTCGAAGACGGGATCGAGGGGCTCATCCATATCTCTGACATCTCGTGGACGAGGAAGCTCAATCACCCATCCGAGCTCATCAAACGGGG comes from Candidatus Auribacterota bacterium and encodes:
- a CDS encoding 30S ribosomal protein S1; its protein translation is MTLDDHLDASLLDKGREERQRKEEQRAEMRKLYEESFKDIHVGKVVEGTVIAVGKDHVLVDIGYKSEGAIPSNEFPDKAAIKVGDKIQVFLESKEDQDGVVVLSKLKADRMSHWEETMSLCKEGKVVMGKVMRKVKGGLMVDIGLEAFLPASHIGLRHVKNLDSLLGKDFEFKVIKINPERRNVVLSRRVLLEEERKKQREKVLATIKVGDLMTGMVKNITDFGAFIDLNGIDGLLHVTDMSWGRVSHPSEVLAVGDKIKVQVLDFDKERERISLGLKQLAPNPWDTIEERYPVGAKVKGRVVNIVQYGVFIELEKGIEGLVHISELSWTRKINHPSEVLGIGDVVEAMVLSIDKEAQKISLGMRQIETNPWMLVGEKYPVDTVIKGKIRNIVPYGAFVELEDGIEGLIHISDISWTRKLNHPSELIKRGELVEAKVLSVDQENKKIALGLKQLHPNPWDDIDRRYHVGDTVSGKVSNITGFGLFVELGDGIEGLVHISQIDKKSDEDIKASYKTGDQVTAKILRIDPDERKIGLSIKDYLAHRDHEESPVARGDTHAAKPQDSVDNPVLAEDIDLSGIRKEEADREKS